One genomic region from Polynucleobacter sp. MWH-P3-07-1 encodes:
- the arsH gene encoding arsenical resistance protein ArsH, translated as MTDLPNIDKALFHQPSLDELTINSIDSHPPKILLLYGSLRERSFSRLLAEEAERILKAMGCETRFFNPKGLPQVDDAPETHPKVVELRELVQWAEGMVWSSPERHGAMTGLMKSQIDWIPLSVGAVRPSQGKTLALLQVSGGSQSFNAVNQMRILGRWMRMITIPNQSSVPKAFLEFDDNNRMKPSANYDRVVDVMEELVKFTLLTRSVSGYLTDRYSERKESAEELSKRVNQRAI; from the coding sequence ATGACCGACCTGCCTAATATCGATAAAGCACTATTTCATCAGCCCAGTCTTGATGAATTAACTATCAACTCTATCGATAGTCATCCTCCTAAGATATTGCTGTTGTATGGCTCACTGAGAGAGAGATCATTTAGTCGCCTTCTAGCCGAAGAAGCTGAGCGAATCTTAAAAGCCATGGGTTGTGAAACACGATTTTTTAATCCAAAGGGATTGCCACAAGTTGATGATGCCCCTGAAACACACCCCAAAGTAGTTGAACTAAGAGAGTTAGTTCAATGGGCAGAAGGAATGGTTTGGAGCAGTCCTGAGCGACACGGAGCAATGACAGGGCTGATGAAATCACAAATCGATTGGATACCTTTAAGTGTTGGTGCTGTGCGACCATCCCAAGGTAAGACACTCGCTTTATTGCAAGTAAGTGGTGGATCCCAATCTTTTAATGCGGTTAATCAAATGCGAATTTTAGGTAGATGGATGCGGATGATCACGATTCCAAATCAATCATCCGTACCCAAAGCGTTTTTAGAGTTTGACGACAATAACCGAATGAAGCCATCTGCCAATTACGATCGCGTAGTTGATGTGATGGAAGAGTTAGTTAAGTTCACCTTATTAACTAGATCAGTTTCAGGCTATTTGACTGATCGTTACAGTGAGCGAAAAGAAAGTGCTGAGGAATTGTCAAAGCGGGTTAATCAAAGAGCTATTTAA
- a CDS encoding helix-turn-helix transcriptional regulator: MNNDNAISAFLALGQETRLNVFRLIVQRGDLGLTPSQIIEKLGIPNATLSFHLKDLVDAELLLVERQSRNLIYRPNAEQVQKLSEFLLDNCCGGKSCTPVKPLKKAKVK; the protein is encoded by the coding sequence ATGAATAATGATAACGCTATCTCTGCTTTTCTCGCTTTAGGGCAGGAAACCCGACTAAATGTGTTTCGCCTCATTGTCCAGCGTGGTGATCTTGGGTTAACTCCAAGTCAAATTATTGAAAAACTCGGCATCCCGAATGCCACCCTCAGCTTTCACCTAAAAGATTTAGTGGATGCGGAGCTTTTATTGGTAGAGCGTCAAAGTCGTAATCTCATCTATAGACCCAACGCCGAGCAGGTTCAAAAGCTAAGTGAATTTTTATTAGATAACTGCTGTGGCGGTAAATCCTGTACTCCCGT
- a CDS encoding carbohydrate porin — protein MFFSFSTNHTALFSLVSSLCLVGLSLPVYAESPVSDTPIVLAESPVSSAPTIDSPVALESASEQWSVHGQATYINQFKNNFNSPYYGSKSLLNKSDGDISKSYTFSATAFLGTRLWEGAEAYINPEMFEGIPFSGLSGLGGFSNGELQKGTAIPPIYYMARMFLRQTFGFGGGQEHIEGVANQLAGNVDKRRLVVTYGTFSALDFFDANAYSHDPRTQFLNWSLMASGAYDYAANSRGYTYGFVGEYYHDEEWVMRLARLAMPKSPNSLALDYDLTQQFGNTAEITHLHTINGQAGKARVLVFQNRGIMSTYNNAMNFGQQTNTTPDILSTRYGYQTKWGYALNGEQAITENIGAFGRWSWNNGQTETQAFTDISNSLSGGLSIKGAGWGRPQDTIGIGAALNGISSQQISYLQKGGVTMFIGDGRLNYKKEQIFETFYSWNVYKSLSLSADYQRIANPGYNADRGPVNFYGLRAHIEM, from the coding sequence ATGTTTTTCTCATTTAGCACCAACCACACAGCCCTTTTCAGCCTAGTTAGCTCCCTTTGCTTGGTTGGGCTATCTTTGCCTGTCTATGCCGAGTCCCCCGTAAGCGATACCCCAATCGTTTTAGCTGAGTCACCCGTCAGTAGCGCTCCCACCATCGACAGTCCAGTCGCTCTCGAAAGTGCATCAGAGCAATGGAGTGTTCATGGGCAAGCAACCTACATCAATCAATTTAAAAATAACTTTAATTCTCCCTATTACGGATCTAAGAGTCTTTTAAATAAATCTGATGGCGATATCTCTAAAAGCTATACCTTCTCGGCCACAGCATTTTTAGGAACGAGGCTATGGGAGGGTGCTGAAGCCTATATCAACCCTGAGATGTTTGAAGGCATTCCCTTTTCCGGTCTCAGCGGATTGGGTGGTTTTAGTAATGGTGAGCTACAAAAAGGAACGGCAATTCCACCAATCTATTACATGGCAAGAATGTTTTTACGCCAGACCTTTGGCTTTGGTGGCGGACAAGAGCATATCGAAGGTGTTGCTAATCAGTTAGCAGGTAATGTAGATAAACGTCGCCTTGTAGTGACATACGGAACATTCTCGGCATTAGATTTCTTTGATGCCAATGCCTATAGCCATGATCCTCGCACACAGTTTTTAAACTGGTCGCTCATGGCCAGCGGTGCTTATGACTATGCCGCCAACTCTCGTGGCTACACCTATGGCTTTGTAGGCGAGTATTACCATGATGAAGAATGGGTGATGCGCCTAGCTCGATTGGCTATGCCCAAGTCACCAAATTCATTAGCACTAGACTATGACCTCACACAGCAGTTCGGCAATACAGCCGAGATAACTCACCTTCATACGATTAATGGACAAGCTGGTAAGGCTCGAGTTCTAGTCTTTCAAAATCGCGGAATCATGTCTACCTATAACAATGCGATGAATTTTGGCCAACAGACCAATACCACTCCAGACATCTTAAGCACACGATATGGATATCAAACTAAATGGGGCTACGCATTAAATGGCGAGCAAGCAATTACAGAAAATATTGGCGCCTTTGGAAGGTGGAGTTGGAATAATGGCCAAACTGAAACGCAAGCATTTACAGATATCAGCAATTCATTATCTGGCGGCCTATCCATTAAAGGTGCTGGCTGGGGAAGACCACAAGACACTATTGGAATTGGTGCGGCACTCAATGGAATCTCATCACAACAAATTAGCTACCTACAAAAAGGTGGTGTAACGATGTTCATTGGCGATGGCAGACTCAACTATAAGAAAGAACAAATCTTTGAAACTTTCTACAGCTGGAATGTATATAAGAGTCTGTCGCTATCTGCCGACTATCAGCGTATCGCAAATCCTGGATACAACGCAGATCGTGGGCCAGTTAATTTCTATGGATTAAGAGCCCACATTGAAATGTAA